A window of Longimicrobium sp. genomic DNA:
GCGGGGGATCGTGCAGCACTACCGCCAGCACCGCACGCTGATGCAGGCGCTGATGCAGTACGCCGACACGCACGCCGACGCCGAGTTCCGCCGCCGCGCCGCCGAGCTGAACGGCGCCGCGCTCTCGCGCCTGGCCGCCATCGTCACCTCGAAGCGCGACCAGATGCGCCACCCGGACCCGGAAGGCGCGGTGCGCTTCGCGCTGCTGACGGTGGGGCTGGTGCTGCGCGGCGTGCTGCTGAGCGACCAGGCGCCGCCCGGCTTCCTGCTCGGCGGGGACGTCAGCATCGAGGACGAGCTGACGCGGATGGTGATGGGCTATCTGGGGGTGGAGGGCGGGTCGAAATCCAGCCAGGGATTGCAGCCGGGCTGACACTCTTCCCACGCATCACCCGTGAATTCCCGGCCAACGGGTGGACCCCAGTCGATCTCGCCGTGGCGGTTCTCGGGCGTGACGAGCGCGATCATCTCATCCAACGAGAGCTTGCGTTCGACGATGAGCTGGCCGTTCGCAACGCTCAACTCGACCTCGCCGCCGTCCTTCAGTCCAACCGCCTCCGCAATCTCGTCAGGGATGCGGATCGCGAGGCTGTCACCCCACTTCACGATTCTTTCACGCATCGGCGCTCTCCAGTGCACGTGAACCGCAACAATAATGTACGAAGGGTAAAGTGGTCGATCTGTCCAGTCAACCGTACCGGACAGGTGCAAAAAGGCAGGCTGTCGTTTGGGGGAGATTATAGATCCTTCGGCCGCCGCAAGAGATCGGTGCGGAGGAGATTACGGTGCAGCGGCGGCGCTCAGGATGACGTCTTCGTAGAGGCAGGACCCGGATCGGCAATCAGCCGCCCACCTGCGACAGCGCCAGCAGCCCGCCGCTACCCTCGTCACTGCCCTGGACGAGCCAGTGGCGCTCGGGCTTGATGCGCAGCGTGTGGCGGACGAGCGGCTCGATGGGCTCGCCGCGGCGGAGAGGGTCGCGGAGGTTGGTCTGGATGGAGCCGAACAGGCACGGGCGCAGCTGCCCGTCGGCCGTCAGGCGCATGCGGTTGCACGTGCCGCAGTAATTGTGGCTCATCGGGGTGATCACGCCCACCGTCCCCGCCGCGCCGGGGAAGGCGAAGTAGCGCGCCGGCCCGTTCCCCGGCGGCCCGGCGACGGGCTCCAGCGCGCCGATGCCGCGCACCCGCTCCAGGACCTCGTCCGACGAGACGAACTCGTCGCGCGAGACGCCCAGGTTGTCGCCGGTGGGCATCACCTCGATGAAGCGCACGTGCCAGGGCCGCTCGCGCGTGACCGCGGCGAAATCCGCCACCTCGTCGTCGTTGCGGCCCCGCATCACCACGCAGTTGATCTTGATGGGCGCGAACCCCGCGCGCTCGGCGGCGTCCAGCCCGCGCAGGATGGCCTCCGCGCTCCCCGGCCGCCGGGCGATGGCGTCGATGCGCTCGGGCCGCAGCGAGTCGAGCGACACGTTCAGCCGGTCCACCCCGGCCGCGCGCAGCTCGTCCGCCATCTCCGTCAGCAGCACCGCGTTGGTGGAGAGGGCCACGTCCACGATCCCGTCCACCGCGCGGATCTGGCGGACCAGCGACGGGAGGTCGCGGCGCACCAGCGGCTCGCCGCCGGTGATGCGCACCTTGCGCAGCCCCATCCCCGCCATCACCCGCACCACCTCCGCGATCTCCTCGTAGCTCAGCAGCTGGTCGCGCCGCAGCCAGGGGAGCCCCTCCTCGGGCATGCAGTAGACGCAGCGCAGGTTGCACTTGTCGGTGACGGAGATGCGCAGGTACTCGATGCGCCGCCCGAAGCCGTCGTGCATGGGCCCGCTCCCGGGCACCTCGCGCTCCGCGGCGATGGGGATGCCGCCGCCGATCTGCACCAGCGCGCTCACAGCGGCCTCCCGCCCAGCCCGGCCTCGGGCGCGAAGCCGGCCACCCAGTCGCTGTCGCCGTCGGTGTAGCCCTCGCGCTTCCAGATGGGCACGCGCTTCTTCAGCTCCTCGATCACGTAGCGGCTGGCCTCGTACGCCTCCCCGCGGTGCGGCGCGGCCACGCAGATGGCCACGCTCGCCTCGCCGATCGCCAGGCGGCCGACGCGGTGCACCACGCGCACGTCGCCCACGCCGAAGCGCGAGATGGCTTCCTCCGCGATGCGGTGCATCATGCGCTCGGCCATGTCGGCATAGGCGTGGTACTCCAGGTGGCTCACCGGACGGCCGTCGTTCTCGTTGCGGACGACGCCCCAGAACAGCAGCGCCGCGCCGTCATCGGGCGACACGCCGTCGGCCAGGAGGCGCGCGGCGTCGAGCGGCTGGTCGGTGACGGCGGCGTACGCGGCGGCCACGCTCACCCCCCCGCGACGGGCGGGATGAACGCTACCTCGTCGCCGTCGCGGAGCGGCGTGTCGCCGGGCGCGTAGTCCATGTTCACCGCGACGACGGGAGATGCGGGAAGCTTCGACAGACCGTTGCCGCCCGCGCGCAGCCGCGCCACCAGGTCCGCCACGCGCGCGCCGTCCGGGAGCTCGACGGAGAGCTCATCGGCGCCGGCGAAGTCGCGGTACTGGGCGAAGAAGAGCGAGCGGACGATCATCGGCGGTGCGGCTCGGTCAGGGACGGGTGATTGGAAGACGATAACCAAGGGGAGGTTACACCGCCACCGAAGCGGGGTTCGGCGGCGGATGCGCTCGAACCGGAAAACCCACGGCAACGGTGGAAGGATGGAGATCGGGCGGCGGCCGGCCTTCCCGCCGCCCTCGTTCGTCTCAGCACGTCGTGTTGCAGGATTCGTTGCAGGTCGGATATCCCCACGGGCAGGTGGGGTTGTCGGAGCAGACGTACGGATCGCACGTGGGCGCGCATGGCTGCGTGTACGTTTCGGAGCAGGCAATCACCATGCTGTTGCAATCGTGCGAGCAGCCGAAATCCGACGTGTTCGCGTACCCCCGCACCGTCCGCCTCTGCGCTTCCGCCGCCGACGTGACGAACGAATCGACCCGGAGATCCTCGAGCTTCAGCTTCTTCATGCCGCTCTCCATCGTAAAGGAAACGTCGCACAAGAAATGGTCACAGAAACAGTATGTCCCGAATCGCGCGGCAATCAAGGTTTTTCATCGCGCGCGCCACGGCGAATGAACTCAGCCGACAGATGCGGTCTCCCGGCGCGCCTTCTCGGCCAGGCGCTCGCGGATGCTGGCGGCGATGACCTCGATGCCGGCGGTGTTCTGGCCGCCGCGCGGGAGGATGACGTCGGCGTAGCGCTTGGTGGGCTCCACGAACTCGAAGTGCATGGGGCGCACGGTCTTGAGATACTGGTCGATCACCGACTCCAGCGCCCGCCCGCGCTCCTCCAGGTCACGCCGCAGCCGGCGGATGAAGCGCACGTCGGCCTCGGTGTCGACGAAGATCTTCAGGTCGAACATCTCCCGCAGCCGCGCATCAGCGAA
This region includes:
- the moaD gene encoding molybdopterin converting factor subunit 1: MIVRSLFFAQYRDFAGADELSVELPDGARVADLVARLRAGGNGLSKLPASPVVAVNMDYAPGDTPLRDGDEVAFIPPVAGG
- a CDS encoding molybdenum cofactor biosynthesis protein MoaE, with the protein product MSVAAAYAAVTDQPLDAARLLADGVSPDDGAALLFWGVVRNENDGRPVSHLEYHAYADMAERMMHRIAEEAISRFGVGDVRVVHRVGRLAIGEASVAICVAAPHRGEAYEASRYVIEELKKRVPIWKREGYTDGDSDWVAGFAPEAGLGGRPL
- the moaA gene encoding GTP 3',8-cyclase MoaA, with protein sequence MSALVQIGGGIPIAAEREVPGSGPMHDGFGRRIEYLRISVTDKCNLRCVYCMPEEGLPWLRRDQLLSYEEIAEVVRVMAGMGLRKVRITGGEPLVRRDLPSLVRQIRAVDGIVDVALSTNAVLLTEMADELRAAGVDRLNVSLDSLRPERIDAIARRPGSAEAILRGLDAAERAGFAPIKINCVVMRGRNDDEVADFAAVTRERPWHVRFIEVMPTGDNLGVSRDEFVSSDEVLERVRGIGALEPVAGPPGNGPARYFAFPGAAGTVGVITPMSHNYCGTCNRMRLTADGQLRPCLFGSIQTNLRDPLRRGEPIEPLVRHTLRIKPERHWLVQGSDEGSGGLLALSQVGG
- a CDS encoding TetR/AcrR family transcriptional regulator — encoded protein: MSDLDPESASPPIHVPRQARSRETLSRLLDAAEAVLAEGGLDAATVPGIAQRAGLSVGAVYRRFADKDALLRAVYFRMFERMREQNETTMDPELFRDVPLETVLPAIVRGIVQHYRQHRTLMQALMQYADTHADAEFRRRAAELNGAALSRLAAIVTSKRDQMRHPDPEGAVRFALLTVGLVLRGVLLSDQAPPGFLLGGDVSIEDELTRMVMGYLGVEGGSKSSQGLQPG
- a CDS encoding AbrB/MazE/SpoVT family DNA-binding domain-containing protein; the encoded protein is MRERIVKWGDSLAIRIPDEIAEAVGLKDGGEVELSVANGQLIVERKLSLDEMIALVTPENRHGEIDWGPPVGREFTGDAWEECQPGCNPWLDFDPPSTPR